In the Maribacter sp. MJ134 genome, one interval contains:
- the folE gene encoding GTP cyclohydrolase I FolE — translation MSPYRNLEEYNLEITDEVKNRFSSIIDEIGEDVSREGLVKTPERAAKAMLFLTQGYKQNAEEILKGAMFKEDYDDMVIIKDIELYSLCEHHMLPFFGKAHVAYIPNGHIVGLSKIPRIVDVFARRLQVQERLTHDILECINNTLKPKGVAVVIEASHMCMMMRGVQKQNSVTTTSGFRGQFEKIETRNEFLKLISSNLS, via the coding sequence ATGTCTCCTTATAGAAATTTAGAAGAATACAACTTAGAAATCACGGATGAGGTTAAAAATAGATTCTCATCCATCATCGATGAAATTGGAGAAGATGTTTCTCGAGAAGGTCTTGTCAAGACTCCTGAACGTGCTGCAAAAGCAATGCTTTTCTTAACGCAAGGATACAAGCAAAATGCCGAAGAAATATTAAAAGGCGCCATGTTCAAGGAGGATTATGATGACATGGTTATCATAAAGGATATAGAACTCTATTCTTTATGTGAACACCATATGTTACCATTCTTTGGTAAAGCCCACGTAGCCTACATTCCTAACGGACATATTGTCGGGTTGAGTAAAATACCTAGAATTGTTGATGTTTTTGCGAGAAGACTTCAGGTACAGGAAAGGCTAACGCATGATATTCTGGAGTGTATCAACAATACGCTAAAGCCCAAGGGTGTGGCCGTAGTAATTGAGGCATCTCATATGTGCATGATGATGCGCGGTGTGCAAAAACAGAATTCTGTTACGACAACTTCTGGATTTAGAGGTCAATTTGAGAAAATAGAGACGAGAAACGAATTTTTGAAATTGATCAGTTCTAATTTATCGTAA